The Mangrovivirga cuniculi genomic sequence AAAGACATAAACAAAGCATCACCACTCCTTTCAAGGATCTAAGTGATGAGGTAAAAGAGATTATTCTCAATGGTGATGATTCACTGGTGGCTGTTGATTCGAAAAAATATCCGGGCACCAAGTGGAACACCACATTTGAAGGGATAATTCCTTTTCTCGAAGGGCAATTAGAAACCGGAAGCAGTAAGATCCAGGACTGGATCAAAGATTACATGGTCGTTTCTGTTTGTCCGGAGTGTGAAGGACAACGACTAAAAAAAGAGTCTCTTCATTTTAAGATCGATAATAAAAATATTGCCGAACTGGCAATGCTTTCAATTGGCCGTTTAGGTGAATGGATGGAAGGCCTTGAGGAGAGAATGACAGACAGACAGAAACTGATCGGTAAGGAGATTTTAAAGGAGGTAAGAAAAAGAATCGGCTTTCTACTGGATGTTGGTTTGAGCTACCTTCATTTAAACAGGCCACTCAAAACATTGTCAGGAGGTGAAGCTCAGCGGATCAGACTGGCTACTCAAATCGGCACTCAGTTAACCGGAGTATTATATATTCTTGATGAGCCAAGTATTGGTCTTCACCAGAGAGATAATGTTAAACTGATCAAGGCATTAAAAGATCTTCGTGACCTTGGAAATACAGTCATGGTGGTCGAGCATGATAAAGATATGATGCTCGAGTCTGATTATATCATTGATATTGGGCCAGGAGCTGGCAGACATGGAGGTAAAATCGTTGCTGCCGGTGCGCCGGATGATTTTATCAAGTCAAATACCAGGACAGCAGATTACCTGAACGGAGAAAAGGCTATTGAAGTTCCTGAAAAAAGGAGAGAAGGAACAGGAAATGAACTCGCACTACTGGGTGCTTCAGGGAATAACCTTAAAGGAGTAGATCTAAAACTTCCACTGGGTAAAATGATTTGTGTAACCGGAGTATCCGGCAGTGGTAAGTCAACTTTGATTCATGAAACCTTATATCCTTTATTGAACAATTATGTTTACAGATCTTCCAGAAAAGCGATGCCTCATAAATCGCTTGAAGGACTGGAACACATTGATAAGGTGATCGAGGTCGATCAATCACCGATTGGACGAACACCCCGATCAAACCCGGCAACCTACACAGGTGTTTTTAGCGATATCCGAGCTCTGTTTTCTGAGTTGCCAGAATCAAAGATTCGTGGTTATAAGCCGGGAAGATTCTCTTTTAATGTTAAGGGAGGTCGATGCGAAACCTGTGAAGGTGGAGGAATGAGAGTGATCGAAATGGATTTCCTTCCTGATGTGTATGTGGAATGCGAAACCTGCAAGGGTAAACGGTATAACCGCGAGACGCTGGAGGTAAGATATAAAGGTAAGTCAATTGCTGACGTGCTGGACATGACTGTTGAGCAGGCTGTAGAATTTTTTGAGCATTTACCAAAGATTGCCAGGAAAGTAAAAACTCTTGAAGAAGTCGGTTTGGGTTATATCAGCCTCGGTCAACATGCAACTACTTTGTCCGGAGGGGAAGCACAGCGAGTTAAGCTTTCTACCGAATTGACAAAAAAGGACACGGGCAAAACTATCTATATTTTAGATGAGCCAACAACAGGCTTGCACTTTCAGGACATTAGTCATTTGCTGGATGTTTTGAACCGATTGGTTGACAAAGGAAACACGGTATTGATAATTGAGCACAACCTGGATGTAATAAAAGTGTGCGATCATATTATTGATCTTGGACCCGAAGGCGGTGAAGCCGGAGGAGAAATAATGTTTGAAGGATCACCAGAAGATCTAATTAAAGAAAAGAATAATTACACAGGTAAGTATTTAAAAGCAGAATTAGATTAATTACTTGATAATATTGGGTTGAAAGGTTAGTTTACGATTTATCCTAAACCTTAAACCCCTTATTATGAATTTTTTTAAACGCTTTATTATTTACACTTTTTTCGTCTTCCTCAGTGTAACAGCCTTCGCCCAGACCACTTCATTTTCTGAAGCAAAGCAAAAAGGGTCCGGAAGCCTGGAATATTTTTATGTGGAAACTCCCGGTTTTATTGAAAATGCCGGAGGAGGCCAGCAGGGAATCTGTCCTGATATTCTTACTGGATTTGAAAGCTGGGTAAAATCGCAATATGGTATCACGCTGACTACCAAATTTGTTCCTACACCGAAGCAAAGCTTTCCTGTTTTTATGAATAAGGTAAAATCCGCTGGGGCAGGAGTGATTGGCGTAGGAGGAGTGACAATTACAGAAACCAGGAAAAAGTCTTATAGCTTTAGTCATCCTTATATTAACAACATTTCCATCCTGGCCACAAATTCATCTGTCCCGACTATTAAGTCGCCTGCAGAGATTTCAAGTGCTTTTGCCAATATGACAGCACTTTCTGTTAAGGGAACTACCAATGAAAAAGCACTTTTAGAAATAAAAAAGAAGTATTTCCCGAGTTTGAAGATTGAATATTTGCCAAGCAATATGTATGTCAGTAAGAAGATTGCCGAAAATCCTAAATACTTTTCTATAGTTGACCTGGGCTATTTTTTGGCTTCGTTGAAAAAATATCGCTCCATTAAAAGACAGCCAGTTATGGATGAGGCAAATGAAGTCCTCGGCTTTGTGATGCCAAAAGGATCAGATTGGGCTCCGGTTTTATCAAAATATTTAAGAGAAGTTTATTTAAACAGTCCTCAATATAGAAAATCAATTGCTACACATCTGGGGCCATCAGCACTAAAGCTGCTGGATTCTTATGCAAATTAATAGCAAGATTGAGTAAGTTTTAGCTGTTTTTAATATTCTGTAGAATGTTGGAAACAGCTATTTTTATTTTGATCAAATAATATTAAAAGAAGATTAAGTTTTAGTTTTTATTAGATACGAAAAATTATTATTTTCCTTTTTTAATCAAATCAGGGAAATTATGAAATTCAATTTTTTTAAGTCTTTATCTATTTTTCTAATTCTATTAACAGTAGCTTCTTTTAATAGTTTTTCGCAGACAACATCTTTTAGCAAGGCTAAGCAAACGAAAACAGCAACGCTCAAGTATATTTATCTGGATACTCCGGGTTTTATAGAAAAAGGGCCTGGAGGGATGAACGGTTTGTGTTATGACATTATTAAAGATTTTGAAAAATGGGTTAAATCAAAATATGGCATAACAATCAATGGTAATTGGGCATTAGCCAGAAATAATAGCTTTCCGGCCTTTATGCAAACAGTAAAGTCAGCTCCGGATGGAACCGTTGGGGTAGCAAATATCACTATTACTCCAGAGAGAAAGCGAGAATATACTTTTAGTTCGCCATTTATAAACAATATTTCAATTTTAGTGACTCACAACTCTGTAGGAACCTTAAAATCACCTTCAAATATTAGAAATGCCTTTAAAAACATGACTGCGGTCACGGTAAAAGGGTCAACGAACGAAAAATATTTAAGACAGATTAAATCAAAATATTTTCCGGGGATGAAAATTGAGTACCTAACAAGTAATATGGATGTAAGTAAGAAAGTGTCTACAGATCCGAGATATTTTAGTGTATTGGATTTTACTTATTACCTGTCTTCTCTAAAAGATTACCGAACGATAAAAAGGCAGCCTGTAATGGATGAGACAAATGAATATTTCGGGTTTATAATGCCCAAAGGGTCAGGATGGGGGCCAGTATTTTCTCAATTCTTATCAGATCAGTATTTAAATGGGGGTCAATACAGAAGCATACTAGCTAAACACCTTGGTCCAAATGCATTGAAACTGCTTGATGCAGTACAAAATCCTTAAAAAGATAAAAAGAAAAGGCTGCTCGGGGAGAGCAGCCATCTTTCAACCAAAACATTAGGAATTTATCAACTATGAATAAAGAGACTTAAATTTAGTGATTCTTAGAAAAATTACAAATTCAATAAAATTAAAAATTGTCCGCTTAACATTTTTTCACACCGTAAAACAATTAATTAGTACTTTTTAATGAGTAATTATACTATTTTGAATAAAAAATAGCCATGACACGATATTATATTATTCTTACCGGAATCATACTATTAGCAGGCAGTACCGGCCTGGTTGATCAGGTTGTTTCTTCTTCTGTGTTGATACTCGTGACGGCTATTTTGATTCTTGAGAGGTTTAGCTCAATCAGGAAATACAAGAAAACAAAAAAACTTATCCCTATATTTATAGCAATATTGGCTTTACTTGTAAACACATTATTGTCCAACGGGCTGGAATACTCAGTTGAGAAAATATTTTTAGAAAATCAACAAGTATTAGAATCTATCGAGAATTTCGATCGAAATGTGATTTTAGGGCAGAATGTATTTTTTAAAGTGCTGTCATTCATTTTCGACACCGTATGATAATTAATTATTAATGAGTAAAAAGTTAATCTATTGGATCTGCCAATTTGTTGGTTGGTTTGCTTTAGCCTTTATCCAAATAGTTGGATATTATTTTACTCTTAATGAAATATCAGTCCCTGCCGCATTCAGCTATATTTCATTTGCTATTTATAGTATTTTAATTACTCATCTTTACAGGGAAATTATTATTAGAAAGAGTTGGCTTAATCTACCGATTTCTAAAGTTTTACCCCGAGTATTTTTATCGACTCTTTTGATGAGTATCGTCGGTTATTTCTGGGGGCTTGCGACAGTGCATTTTACTGATTTATACGATCCGCGGACAGATGTTACCTTTTCCACCTTTATAGTAACAATTATTGTCAACGAGTTTTTATTTCTTATCTGGACAGTATTGTATTTTTCATACCATTATATCAGTAATTATCGGGCTAACCTTAAATACCAGGCGTACATTAATGAAATTCGATTAAATCAATTACGATCTCAGCTTAATCCACACTTTATTTTTAATGGACTTAATTCGATAAGGGCTTTAATTGATATTGAGCCTGATAAAAGTAAGTTGGCGATAACCAAGCTGAGTAACATTTTAAGAAAGTCGTTGATCTTTGATAAAAAGAAGTTTGTTGAATTAAAAGAAGAAATAAAAACCGTTACCGATTATCTTTATCTGGAGAAAATCAGATATGAGGAAAGGTTAAATTTTAATATAGATGTTGACAGAAACATCGAAAATGTCAGTGTTCCACCGATGATGATTCAAACCCTTGTTGAAAATGGGATAAAGCACGGTATAAGCAACCTTGTAGATGGTGGGTGTATATCAATAGAAGCTTTTGAAAATAATAATTATTTGATAATCAAGATTATTAACAGCGGGCATCTGGAAAAGCATTCACTTTCTTTATCCAGAGGATATGGCCTTGCAAATACTAAAGAAAGACTTGATCTACTTTATAAAGGCAAGGCAGAGTTTAAAATAGAAAATGAAGAAGAGAATAAGGTTAAAACCAGCATTCGGATACCCTTAAAATAATATCCAATTTTTTAATTTACAGATATGAAAGCAATAATAGTAGACGATGAAAGGTTGGCCAGAGTAGAATTGACCTCCCTTTTAAAAAACTTTGATCAAATAGAAATAGTAGACGAGGCTGTGAATGCTGATGACGCTTATGATA encodes the following:
- the uvrA gene encoding excinuclease ABC subunit UvrA — translated: MDTGAEIKQKKSKNTDQPIDLTGHENIEVYGAREHNLTNFDVKIPRNKLVVLTGISGSGKSSLAFDTIYAEGQRRYMESFSAYARSFIGGMERPDVDKISGLSPVISIEQKTTSKNPRSTVGTTTEIYDFLRLLYARTGEAFSYKSGEKMVQQTEDQIVKQIVSKFKGQKIHLLAPVVKGRKGHYRELFQQIRKSGYTSVRIDGEIKEVAPKMQVDRYKVHDIEIVVDRLKPSGEADRRTLDSVKVSLQQGKDVLMILDENGEVHHFSKALMDPKTGLSYDEPAPNNFSFNSPYGACPTCNGLGQIEKITLESIIPDPSLSIRQGAIAPLGDYRDIWVFKKLNAILKRHKQSITTPFKDLSDEVKEIILNGDDSLVAVDSKKYPGTKWNTTFEGIIPFLEGQLETGSSKIQDWIKDYMVVSVCPECEGQRLKKESLHFKIDNKNIAELAMLSIGRLGEWMEGLEERMTDRQKLIGKEILKEVRKRIGFLLDVGLSYLHLNRPLKTLSGGEAQRIRLATQIGTQLTGVLYILDEPSIGLHQRDNVKLIKALKDLRDLGNTVMVVEHDKDMMLESDYIIDIGPGAGRHGGKIVAAGAPDDFIKSNTRTADYLNGEKAIEVPEKRREGTGNELALLGASGNNLKGVDLKLPLGKMICVTGVSGSGKSTLIHETLYPLLNNYVYRSSRKAMPHKSLEGLEHIDKVIEVDQSPIGRTPRSNPATYTGVFSDIRALFSELPESKIRGYKPGRFSFNVKGGRCETCEGGGMRVIEMDFLPDVYVECETCKGKRYNRETLEVRYKGKSIADVLDMTVEQAVEFFEHLPKIARKVKTLEEVGLGYISLGQHATTLSGGEAQRVKLSTELTKKDTGKTIYILDEPTTGLHFQDISHLLDVLNRLVDKGNTVLIIEHNLDVIKVCDHIIDLGPEGGEAGGEIMFEGSPEDLIKEKNNYTGKYLKAELD
- a CDS encoding type 2 periplasmic-binding domain-containing protein yields the protein MNFFKRFIIYTFFVFLSVTAFAQTTSFSEAKQKGSGSLEYFYVETPGFIENAGGGQQGICPDILTGFESWVKSQYGITLTTKFVPTPKQSFPVFMNKVKSAGAGVIGVGGVTITETRKKSYSFSHPYINNISILATNSSVPTIKSPAEISSAFANMTALSVKGTTNEKALLEIKKKYFPSLKIEYLPSNMYVSKKIAENPKYFSIVDLGYFLASLKKYRSIKRQPVMDEANEVLGFVMPKGSDWAPVLSKYLREVYLNSPQYRKSIATHLGPSALKLLDSYAN
- a CDS encoding substrate-binding periplasmic protein — encoded protein: MKFNFFKSLSIFLILLTVASFNSFSQTTSFSKAKQTKTATLKYIYLDTPGFIEKGPGGMNGLCYDIIKDFEKWVKSKYGITINGNWALARNNSFPAFMQTVKSAPDGTVGVANITITPERKREYTFSSPFINNISILVTHNSVGTLKSPSNIRNAFKNMTAVTVKGSTNEKYLRQIKSKYFPGMKIEYLTSNMDVSKKVSTDPRYFSVLDFTYYLSSLKDYRTIKRQPVMDETNEYFGFIMPKGSGWGPVFSQFLSDQYLNGGQYRSILAKHLGPNALKLLDAVQNP
- a CDS encoding sensor histidine kinase, which encodes MSKKLIYWICQFVGWFALAFIQIVGYYFTLNEISVPAAFSYISFAIYSILITHLYREIIIRKSWLNLPISKVLPRVFLSTLLMSIVGYFWGLATVHFTDLYDPRTDVTFSTFIVTIIVNEFLFLIWTVLYFSYHYISNYRANLKYQAYINEIRLNQLRSQLNPHFIFNGLNSIRALIDIEPDKSKLAITKLSNILRKSLIFDKKKFVELKEEIKTVTDYLYLEKIRYEERLNFNIDVDRNIENVSVPPMMIQTLVENGIKHGISNLVDGGCISIEAFENNNYLIIKIINSGHLEKHSLSLSRGYGLANTKERLDLLYKGKAEFKIENEEENKVKTSIRIPLK